Proteins from a single region of Geothrix sp. PMB-07:
- the aat gene encoding leucyl/phenylalanyl-tRNA--protein transferase, producing the protein MPVFRLTEQLLFPDPELAEDGLLAIGGDLSVPRLVLAYESGIFPWFGEEDPLLWWSPPERALLRPGCLHLSARTLRSLRQRPFEIRFDTAFEQVITHCATAPRLGQDGTWITVEMREAYLELHHAGHAHSVEAWREGELRGGLYGVSLGGAFFGESMFSLEAEASRAALRALDARLAAWGFTLLDGQLPHEGLMGYGFQRTPRIKFLAGLAEALQLEGRPGSWSDQ; encoded by the coding sequence GTGCCTGTCTTTCGGCTGACGGAGCAGCTGCTCTTCCCCGATCCAGAACTGGCCGAAGACGGCCTGCTGGCCATCGGCGGCGACCTCAGCGTGCCGAGGCTCGTGCTGGCCTATGAGAGTGGCATCTTCCCCTGGTTCGGTGAGGAGGATCCCCTGCTGTGGTGGTCGCCGCCGGAACGCGCGCTGCTGCGTCCGGGCTGTCTGCACCTGTCGGCGCGGACCCTTCGGAGCCTGCGCCAGCGGCCCTTCGAGATTCGTTTCGACACCGCCTTTGAGCAGGTCATCACCCACTGTGCGACGGCGCCACGGCTGGGCCAGGACGGCACCTGGATCACCGTGGAGATGCGCGAAGCCTACCTCGAGCTGCACCACGCAGGCCATGCGCATAGCGTGGAGGCATGGCGGGAAGGGGAGCTGCGGGGTGGCTTGTATGGCGTGTCCCTCGGCGGGGCCTTTTTCGGCGAAAGCATGTTCAGCCTCGAAGCCGAAGCCAGCCGCGCGGCGCTGAGGGCGCTCGATGCACGGCTGGCAGCCTGGGGCTTCACGCTCCTGGATGGCCAGCTGCCTCATGAGGGGTTGATGGGGTACGGATTTCAGAGGACTCCGCGGATCAAGTTCCTGGCGGGTTTGGCGGAGGCGCTCCAGTTGGAAGGCCGACCGGGAAGTTGGTCAGATCAGTAG
- the glgC gene encoding glucose-1-phosphate adenylyltransferase, giving the protein MLTISESRLSPRHTIALVMAGGRGKRLMDLTDYYSKPGLDFGGKYRIIDFTLSNCVNSGFRRIMVLTQYNSHRLLEHLQFGWTFLPGKLNEYVHVLPAQQSFDKNAWYSGTADAVYQNLSNIQSAQPKNVLILAGDHIYRMDYKIFLRDHLENQADMTIACLEVPRDAARGFGIAHVDAEDRIVSFVEKPEDPPAIPGKPDRAFASMGIYMFNAEFLYKALIEDAADPNSGHDFGKDIIPRMVGQARVFAHRFERSCIPNEGHPEPYWRDVGSVDSYWEANMDLTSVLPALNLYDEAWPITTHQEQLPPAKFVHAGEMRNGVALSSLVSGACVISGAHVHHSLLSSRVFVHSHARLDGAMVLPNCDIGRHARLRRCIVARDCRIPEGLVVGEDPEEDSRRFYRTPGGVTLISQRMLSQLEP; this is encoded by the coding sequence ATGCTGACCATTTCGGAATCGCGTCTTTCTCCGCGGCACACCATCGCCCTTGTGATGGCCGGGGGGCGCGGGAAGCGGCTCATGGACCTCACGGACTACTACTCCAAGCCGGGCCTGGATTTCGGCGGCAAATACCGCATCATCGACTTCACGCTGTCGAACTGCGTGAACTCGGGTTTCCGCCGAATCATGGTGCTGACGCAATACAACTCGCACCGCTTGCTGGAACACCTGCAGTTCGGATGGACCTTCCTGCCGGGCAAGCTCAACGAGTACGTCCATGTGCTGCCCGCCCAGCAGAGCTTCGACAAGAACGCCTGGTACAGCGGCACGGCGGATGCCGTCTATCAGAACCTCAGCAACATCCAATCGGCCCAGCCGAAGAATGTGCTCATCCTGGCTGGCGACCACATCTACCGCATGGACTATAAAATTTTCCTGCGTGACCACCTGGAGAACCAGGCGGACATGACCATTGCCTGCCTGGAAGTGCCGCGCGATGCCGCGCGGGGCTTCGGTATCGCCCACGTGGATGCCGAGGACCGCATTGTGTCCTTCGTCGAGAAGCCGGAGGATCCGCCGGCCATTCCCGGCAAGCCTGATCGTGCCTTTGCCTCCATGGGCATCTACATGTTCAACGCCGAATTCCTCTACAAGGCGCTCATCGAGGATGCGGCGGATCCGAATTCCGGCCACGATTTCGGCAAGGACATCATCCCCCGGATGGTGGGCCAGGCGCGGGTCTTCGCTCACCGCTTCGAGCGTAGCTGCATTCCGAATGAAGGCCATCCTGAGCCCTACTGGCGGGATGTGGGCAGCGTGGATTCCTACTGGGAGGCCAACATGGATCTCACCAGTGTGCTGCCGGCCCTGAACCTCTACGACGAGGCCTGGCCCATCACCACCCATCAGGAACAGCTGCCCCCCGCGAAGTTCGTCCATGCCGGCGAGATGCGCAACGGCGTGGCCCTGTCCAGCCTGGTGTCCGGGGCCTGCGTGATCTCCGGCGCCCACGTGCACCATTCGCTGCTTTCCAGCCGGGTTTTCGTGCATTCCCACGCGCGGCTGGATGGTGCAATGGTGCTGCCCAACTGCGACATCGGGCGGCACGCCCGCCTGCGGCGGTGCATTGTGGCCCGGGATTGCCGCATTCCGGAAGGCCTGGTGGTGGGCGAAGACCCCGAAGAGGACAGCCGACGCTTCTACCGCACGCCCGGAGGTGTCACCCTCATCTCCCAGCGCATGCTGAGCCAGCTGGAGCCCTAG
- a CDS encoding ATP-dependent Clp protease adaptor ClpS yields the protein MARQPKEDGQVLTRKREKLREPGMWKVLLHNDDYTTQEFVVFLLKTVFRKAESEATAIMLAVHRAGVGVAGVYTRDVAETRAERGRQLAEREGFPLLLTVEAEDV from the coding sequence ATGGCCAGGCAGCCCAAGGAAGACGGGCAGGTTCTCACCCGCAAGCGCGAGAAGCTGCGGGAGCCGGGCATGTGGAAAGTGCTGTTGCACAACGACGACTACACGACTCAGGAATTCGTGGTGTTTCTGCTGAAGACGGTCTTCCGCAAGGCGGAGTCGGAGGCCACGGCCATCATGCTGGCGGTCCACCGGGCTGGCGTGGGCGTGGCGGGGGTATACACCCGCGATGTGGCGGAAACCCGCGCCGAACGGGGCCGCCAACTGGCGGAACGGGAGGGCTTCCCCCTGCTGCTCACCGTGGAGGCAGAGGATGTCTGA
- the glgA gene encoding glycogen synthase GlgA, producing the protein MRVLFVASELFPYVKTGGLGDVMAALPRAMRGLGADVRMLVPAYPAIRDAVLIQEVTASFPDLMGGGPARILKAEAPGLPLYLLDQPTFFDRPGNPYGNPEDLARRFAALAWASAHLGRHGDAEGWWPEVLHGHDWPVGLMPAYVAYGDSPRPATVMTIHNIAFQGRFPASLLQELWLPRHAFTPEGVEFHGDIGFLKAGLRLADRISTVSPTYAREIQQSGGHGLEGLLAHRSQDLWGILNGVDREVWNPAKDPSLLSRYDLKHPARRLPNRQGFQTRMGLQADAEAPLFAAISRLDPLKGLDLVLDNVDHLVARGAQLAILGTGDHHAEEAFRQAAQRHPGRVGVFIGYDEALAHRAFAAADVILVPSRQEPCGLTQLYAQAYGALPLVRRTGGLADTVVGVSPATLADDTATGFTFEAANGWALGEAINAALALFQDPLAWRQMQRRGMKAEFGWEGPARTYFDLYRTISKGH; encoded by the coding sequence TTGAGAGTCCTTTTCGTCGCTTCTGAGCTGTTCCCCTACGTCAAGACCGGCGGGCTGGGTGATGTGATGGCTGCACTGCCCCGCGCCATGCGCGGGCTGGGGGCTGATGTACGCATGCTGGTGCCCGCCTACCCGGCCATCCGGGACGCGGTGCTGATCCAGGAAGTGACGGCCTCCTTCCCTGATCTGATGGGCGGTGGTCCAGCACGCATCCTCAAGGCTGAGGCCCCGGGGCTGCCCCTGTACCTGCTGGATCAGCCGACCTTCTTTGATCGGCCCGGCAACCCCTACGGCAACCCCGAGGACCTGGCCCGCCGCTTTGCGGCCCTGGCCTGGGCGTCGGCGCATCTGGGGCGTCATGGCGATGCCGAGGGCTGGTGGCCGGAGGTGCTGCATGGCCACGACTGGCCCGTGGGACTCATGCCCGCCTACGTGGCCTATGGGGACAGCCCCCGGCCTGCCACGGTGATGACCATCCATAACATCGCCTTCCAGGGGCGCTTCCCGGCCTCGCTGCTCCAGGAGCTGTGGCTGCCCCGCCACGCCTTCACCCCCGAGGGCGTCGAGTTCCACGGCGACATCGGCTTCCTCAAGGCGGGGCTGCGGCTGGCGGATCGCATCAGCACCGTGAGCCCCACCTATGCCCGTGAAATCCAACAATCGGGCGGCCACGGGCTGGAGGGGCTGCTGGCCCATCGGAGCCAGGATCTCTGGGGCATCCTCAACGGCGTGGACCGCGAGGTGTGGAACCCGGCGAAGGATCCGAGTCTCCTCAGCCGCTACGACCTGAAGCACCCCGCGCGGCGCCTGCCCAACCGGCAGGGCTTCCAGACGCGGATGGGCCTCCAGGCTGATGCCGAGGCACCGCTCTTCGCGGCCATCAGCCGCCTGGATCCCCTCAAGGGCCTCGACCTGGTGCTCGACAATGTGGATCATCTGGTGGCCCGTGGCGCCCAGCTGGCGATCCTCGGCACCGGCGATCACCATGCCGAAGAAGCCTTCCGCCAGGCGGCCCAGCGCCATCCCGGCCGCGTGGGCGTGTTCATCGGCTACGACGAGGCGCTGGCCCACCGCGCTTTCGCGGCGGCCGACGTGATCCTGGTGCCCTCGCGGCAGGAACCCTGCGGCCTCACCCAGCTCTATGCCCAGGCCTATGGGGCCCTGCCCCTGGTGCGCCGCACCGGCGGGCTGGCGGATACGGTGGTGGGCGTGAGCCCCGCGACGCTGGCCGATGACACTGCGACGGGCTTCACCTTCGAGGCAGCCAATGGCTGGGCCCTGGGGGAAGCGATCAATGCCGCTCTGGCCCTGTTCCAGGATCCCCTCGCCTGGCGGCAGATGCAGCGCCGCGGCATGAAGGCGGAATTCGGCTGGGAAGGTCCGGCCCGCACTTACTTCGATCTTTACCGCACCATTTCGAAAGGTCACTGA
- a CDS encoding AAA family ATPase, with protein sequence MSEAPQLSPKLNQDFQRAFELAKSRRHEDVGLEHLLLALLDDVHAAKALMGCGVKLEALRADLEAVLDRAFEALPEAVPFQPHSTLGFVRVVERALVHALSSGRAEVHGGELLPAFLEEESSHARHLLERHGVRRLPLLKVLSHGTADPKVSPRQPAAEEEEDEALVAPNPLEAYATDLVARAAAGRLDPLVGRDAEITRMAQVLCRRRKNNPLLVGEPGVGKTAIIEGLARRIHEGAVPEPLKAARIFALDLGALLAGSRYRGDFEERLKAVLKALADEPGAILFVDELHTLVGAGATGGGAMDAANLLKPALASGELRCIGATTFQDLKGSLDRDRALSRRFQVVEVSEPSSEDALGVLRGLKPSYETHHGVKYSEDGLEAAVRLAAKHLPDRRLPDSALDVLDEAGAAQKLLPKKSQVKKVGPAEIEAVVAHMARVPVASVSADDREALAHLETALKGQIFGQDAACEAVASAIKLARSGLRDPLKPMGCFLFAGPTGVGKTELSKQLAKALGIAFLRFDMSEYQEKHSVARLIGAPPGYVGYEEGGLLTDAVRKQPHAVLLLDELEKAHPDLFGVLLQVMDHASLTDSHGRSADFRHTVIVMTTNVGARELSARQVGFAEAGARRSANGTIEKAFSPEFRNRLDGILQFAPLGRVDMERVADKHLAELQAQLSEKAVTLTCTPTARAWLADKGYDPAFGARPMARLIERELRRPLAEALLFGPLAKGGSAKVDLENGRLCLSFG encoded by the coding sequence ATGTCTGAGGCCCCGCAGCTCAGTCCCAAGTTGAACCAGGATTTCCAGCGCGCCTTCGAGCTCGCCAAGTCGCGGCGCCACGAGGATGTGGGGTTGGAGCACCTGCTGTTGGCGCTGCTGGATGATGTCCACGCCGCCAAGGCCCTGATGGGCTGCGGCGTGAAGCTGGAGGCGCTGCGTGCCGACCTGGAAGCGGTTCTGGATCGCGCCTTCGAGGCCCTGCCCGAGGCCGTGCCCTTCCAGCCCCACAGCACCCTGGGCTTCGTTCGGGTGGTGGAGCGGGCCCTCGTCCACGCCCTCAGCTCGGGGCGCGCGGAAGTGCATGGCGGTGAGTTACTGCCGGCCTTTCTGGAGGAGGAATCCAGCCATGCCCGTCACCTGCTGGAGCGACATGGTGTGAGGCGTCTGCCGCTGCTGAAGGTGCTGAGCCACGGCACGGCCGATCCGAAGGTTTCACCGCGCCAGCCCGCCGCGGAGGAAGAGGAAGACGAGGCGCTCGTGGCGCCCAATCCACTGGAGGCCTATGCCACCGATCTGGTGGCCCGGGCCGCGGCGGGGCGGCTCGATCCCTTGGTGGGCCGCGACGCGGAGATCACGCGCATGGCCCAGGTGCTCTGCCGCCGTCGCAAGAACAATCCCCTGCTGGTGGGCGAACCGGGCGTGGGGAAGACGGCCATCATCGAAGGCCTGGCCCGGCGCATCCACGAAGGGGCCGTGCCCGAGCCCCTCAAGGCCGCCCGCATCTTCGCCCTGGACCTGGGCGCCCTGCTGGCCGGCAGCCGCTACCGCGGTGATTTCGAGGAGCGGCTGAAGGCCGTACTGAAGGCTCTGGCCGACGAGCCTGGCGCCATCCTTTTCGTGGATGAGCTGCACACGCTGGTGGGCGCTGGCGCCACCGGCGGCGGCGCCATGGACGCGGCCAATCTGTTGAAACCGGCCCTGGCCTCGGGCGAACTTCGCTGCATCGGCGCCACCACCTTCCAGGATCTGAAGGGATCGCTGGACCGGGACCGGGCCCTTTCCCGGCGTTTCCAGGTGGTGGAAGTGAGCGAACCTTCCAGCGAGGACGCCTTGGGCGTGCTGCGGGGGCTGAAGCCCTCCTACGAAACGCATCACGGCGTGAAGTACTCGGAGGATGGGCTGGAGGCCGCTGTGCGGCTGGCTGCCAAGCACCTGCCGGATCGTCGCCTGCCGGACAGTGCTTTGGATGTGCTGGACGAGGCGGGCGCGGCCCAGAAATTGCTGCCCAAGAAGAGCCAGGTGAAGAAGGTGGGGCCCGCGGAAATCGAAGCTGTGGTGGCCCACATGGCGCGCGTGCCCGTGGCTTCCGTGAGCGCCGATGATCGGGAGGCCCTGGCCCATTTGGAGACGGCCCTCAAGGGGCAGATCTTCGGCCAGGATGCGGCCTGCGAGGCTGTGGCCAGTGCCATCAAGCTGGCCCGTTCAGGGTTGCGCGACCCGCTGAAACCCATGGGTTGCTTCCTGTTTGCCGGGCCCACGGGCGTGGGCAAGACCGAGCTCTCCAAGCAACTGGCCAAGGCCCTGGGCATCGCCTTCCTGCGCTTCGACATGAGCGAGTACCAGGAAAAGCATTCGGTGGCGCGGCTCATCGGCGCCCCGCCGGGCTACGTGGGCTACGAGGAGGGCGGCCTCCTGACGGATGCCGTGCGCAAACAGCCCCACGCGGTGCTGCTGCTGGATGAACTGGAGAAGGCCCACCCCGATCTCTTCGGGGTGCTGCTGCAGGTGATGGACCATGCCTCGCTGACGGACAGTCATGGCCGCAGCGCCGATTTCCGCCACACGGTGATCGTCATGACCACCAATGTGGGGGCTCGCGAGCTGTCGGCGCGCCAGGTGGGCTTCGCCGAGGCCGGGGCACGCCGCTCCGCCAATGGCACCATCGAAAAGGCCTTCAGTCCCGAGTTCAGGAACCGGCTGGATGGCATCCTCCAGTTCGCCCCGCTGGGCCGCGTGGACATGGAGCGTGTGGCCGACAAGCACTTGGCCGAGCTGCAGGCGCAGCTCTCTGAGAAAGCGGTCACGCTCACGTGCACGCCGACCGCCAGGGCCTGGCTGGCGGACAAGGGCTACGATCCCGCCTTCGGCGCCCGACCCATGGCCCGCCTCATCGAGCGCGAACTGCGCCGCCCCCTGGCCGAGGCCCTGCTGTTCGGCCCCCTGGCCAAGGGGGGCAGCGCCAAGGTGGATCTGGAGAATGGCCGCCTGTGCCTGTCTTTCGGCTGA